One part of the Dioscorea cayenensis subsp. rotundata cultivar TDr96_F1 chromosome 2, TDr96_F1_v2_PseudoChromosome.rev07_lg8_w22 25.fasta, whole genome shotgun sequence genome encodes these proteins:
- the LOC120273111 gene encoding receptor-like protein EIX2: MIIYKPNDLHWLSGMTSLHHLDLSGGNLSKVHGWLHDINSVLPSLRVLKLSNAELQGGGIYATTDLPHYLNFTSLRVLDLSHNYGLNITLPQWLFNLTSLVYLDLSSCALYGKLPVTVGNLSRLRVFSLSGNSFNGVIPESLGNLGILEKLDLSLNKFIGSIPESLSNLTSLVYFDLSNNKIGKLPESIGRLQKLVEFYLSNNQIQGLMPASIGDLRNLQYLDLYWNMISGPIPESFGNLVHLQDLDLPQNAISGKLPESFGNLSQLQHLNMQGNGITGGLPEYVRKLPSLLGLDLSNNNINGTLPKFMGTLCKLQVLDLTSNMISGGIDGLVDGLSKCRDGLSTLNLGNNMLNGTIPENIGRLSKLNQLNLSSNSLMGVLTESHFSNLINLRYLDLSYNSLQLNVSENWKPPFDCWLIRMCSVKVGPVFPTWIKTQTYLSHLCLSDAGISGKLPAWFGYLIPFYSYFLNLSNNNLEGRPPTSMKNYTISIIDLSSNRFEGPLPELDPVSLRVIYLNNNSFSGSIPSYFANATFIQIFSVSNNHINGSIPLFFCNLTTLELLDISNNDMYGGLPNCWNSTSALKIINLSDNNFIGKIPNGLVSLTNLRSLHLRNNDFSGDLPLSLKMAKKLVTLDISENKLSGSIPIWIGEDLSSLIVLCLRSNLFHGIILEQL; this comes from the exons ATGATAATCTACAAACCCAATGACCTCCACTGGCTCTCTGGAATGACTTCTTTGCATCATCTTGACTTGAGTGGAGGGAACCTTTCCAAAGTGCATGGTTGGCTTCATGACATTAACAGTGTGCTCCCCTCACTACGTGTGTTGAAACTTTCTAATGCTGAACTTCAAGGTGGTGGCATTTATGCTACTACTGATCTGCCTCATTATCTCAACTTCACATCTCTTCGTGTGCTTGATCTCTCTCACAATTATGGCCTGAACATCACTCTACCTCAATGGTTGTTCAATCTCACTAGCCTTGTTTATCTTGATCTTTCAAGTTGTGCTTTGTATGGCAAGTTACCAGTCACAGTTGGTAACTTGAGTCGTTTGAGAGTCTTCAGCTTGTCTGGTAACTCTTTTAATGGAGTTATTCCAGAGTCCTTGGGAAATCTTGGTATCTTGGAGAAACTAGATTTGTCACTAAATAAATTCATTGGAAGCATTCCGGAATCTCTGAGCAATCTTACAAGTTTAGTGTACTTTGATTTGTCTAATAATAAGATTGGAAAGTTGCCAGAGAGCATCGGGAGGCTGCAGAAGTTGGTGGAGTTTTATTTGTCCAATAACCAAATTCAGGGATTGATGCCTGCAAGCATTGGGGACCTGAGAAACCTGCAATATTTGGATTTGTACTGGAATATGATCAGTGGACCGATTCCGGAATCCTTTG GAAATCTTGTTCACCTTCAAGATCTAGATTTGCCTCAAAATGCAATAAGTGGAAAGTTACCAGAGAGCTTTGGAAATCTTAGCCAATTGCAGCACTTGAACATGCAGGGCAATGGCATCACAGGGGGATTACCAGAATATGTAAGAAAGCTTCCTAGTTTGTTGGGGCTTGATTtatccaacaacaacatcaacggAACATTGCCAAAATTCATGGGGACCTTATGCAAGTTACAGGTCTTGGATTTAACAAGCAATATGATCAGTGGAGGCATTGATGGCCTTGTTGATGGATTGTCTAAATGCAGGGACGGTCTAAGTACATTGAATCTGGGAAACAACATGCTGAATGGAACAATTCCAGAGAACATAGGCAGATTATCTAAACTGAATCAACTGAATCTCTCTTCAAATTCTTTGATGGGTGTCTTAACTGAATCTCATTTTTCTAATCTTATAAATTTGAGATATTTGGACTTGTCCTACAACTCATTGCAATTGAATGTAAGTGAGAATTGGAAGCCTCCTTTTGATTGTTGGCTCATCAGAATGTGTTCTGTCAAAGTAGGCCCTGTTTTTCCCACTTGGATAAAAACTCAGACATATTTGAGTCACCTTTGCCTATCAGATGCTGGAATTTCAGGCAAACTCCCTGCATGGTTTGGATATCTAATTCCCTTTTATAGCTATTTTCTCAAtctatcaaataataatttggaGGGGAGGCCACCAACTTCTATGAAAAATTACACTATCTCTATCATAGATTTGAGTTCAAACAGATTTGAAGGCCCATTACCTGAGCTTGATCCAGTCAGTTTACGTGTTATCTATCTCAACAACAACTCATTCTCTGGGTCTATTCCTTCTTACTTTGCTAATGCtacttttattcaaattttctctGTATCTAATAATCATATCAATGGCAGTATTCCATTGTTCTTCTGTAACCTTACTACCTTGGAATTGCTTGATATATCTAATAATGATATGTATGGAGGACTTCCCAATTGCTGGAATTCAACATCAGcattgaaaattattaatttatctgaCAATAATTTCATTGGTAAAATTCCTAATGGCCTTGTGTCCTTGACCAATCTCCGATCCTTACATTTGAGGAACAATGACTTCTCTGGAGATCTCCCCTTGTCCTTGAAAATGGCCAAAAAGTTGGTCACTCTTGACATTAGTGAGAACAAACTCTCAGGTAGCATACCAATATGGATAGGAGAAGACCTTTCATCTTTAATTGTGCTTTGCTTGAGATCAAATTTATTCCATGGCATCATTCTAGAGCAATTATGA